One region of Salvelinus namaycush isolate Seneca chromosome 3, SaNama_1.0, whole genome shotgun sequence genomic DNA includes:
- the LOC120039808 gene encoding dynamin-2 isoform X7: MGNRGMEDLIPLINKLQDAFSSIGQSCNLDLPQIAVVGGQSAGKSSVLENFVGRDFLPRGSGIVTRRPLILQLCFNKAEYAEFLHCKGRKFVDFEEVRAEIEAETDRITGSNKGISPIPINLRVYSPNVLNLTLIDLPGMTKVAVGDQPLDIEHQIRDMLLQFITKESCLILAVTPANQDLANSDALKIAKEVDPQGLRTIGVITKLDLMDEGTDAKDILENKLLPLRRGYIGVVNRSQKDIDGRKDIRAALAAERKFFLSHPGYRHMAERMGTPHLQKQLNQQLTNHIRDTLPGLRSKLQSQVLSLEKEVEEYKNFRPDDPTRKTKALLQMVQQFGVDFEKRIEGSGDQVDTAELSGGAKINRIFHERFPFELVKIVFDEKELRREISHAIKNVHGVRTGLFTPDLAFEAIVKKQIIKLKEPCIKCIDLVIQELINTVRQCTNKLGSYPRLREETERIVTTYVREREGKTKDQVMLLIDIELSYINTNHEDFIGFANAQQRNTHQNKKRAIPNQVIRKGWLTINISIMKGGSKEYWFILTAESLSWYKDEEEKEKKYMLPLDNLKLRDVEKGFMSTKHVFGVFNTESRNVYKDLRQIELACDTQEDVDSWKASFLRAGVYPEKDQVDTEDTAPSETFSMDPQLERQVETIRNLVDSYIGIVNKSIRDLMPKTIMHLMINSAKDFIHSELLAYLYSSGDQNSLMEESADQAQRRDEMLRMYHALKEALHIIGDITTTTVTVPVPPPVNDSWMQEASPTPQRRPPAAAAPPPSRPPAVSGPRPGPPLNPSPAFGGPPIPSRPGPPPINAFGSNNHQDPFSAPPLIPSRPARIPPGVPSRRPPGAPHRPTIIRPAEPSLLD; encoded by the exons ATGGGGAACCGGGGGATGGAAGATTTGATCCCCCTTATCAACAAACTTCAGGACGCTTTCAGTTCCATCGGCCAGAGTTGTAACTTGGACCTACCGCAAATTGCTGTGGTCGGTGGGCAGAGTGCTGGAAAAAGCTCGGTCTTGGAAAATTTCGTTGGCAG ggaTTTTCTTCCTCGAGGATCAGGCATTGTTACCCGTAGACCTCTGATCCTGCAGCTGTGCTTTAACAAAGCCG AGTATGCAGAGTTCCTACACTGTAAAGGGAGGAAGTTTGTGGACTTTGAGGAGGTCCGGGCGGAGATCGAGGCGGAGACAGACAGGATCACAGGCTCCAACAAGGGCATCTCCCCCATCCCCATCAACCTCCGGGTCTACTCCCCTAACG TGCTAAACCTGACTCTGATCGACCTGCCGGGGATGACTAAGGTGGCAGTGGGGGACCAGCCGCTGGACATAGAGCACCAGATCAGGGACATGCTGCTGCAGTTCATCACCAAGGAGAGCTGCCTCATCCTGGCCGTCACCCCCGCCAACCAGGACCTGGCCAACTCAGACGCCCTCAAGATCGCCAAGGAGGTGGACCCACAGG GTCTGCGCACTATTGGCGTGATCACAAAGCTGGACCTGATGGACGAAGGGACGGATGCTAAAGACATCCTGGAGAACAAACTGCTACCTCTGCGTAGAG GTTATATCGGCGTGGTGAACCGCAGTCAGAAGGACATAGACGGCAGGAAGGACATCCGCGCTGCGCTGGCTGCTGAGAGGAAGTTCTTCCTGTCTCACCCGGGCTACAGACACATGGCCGAGCGCATGGGCACCCCACACCTGCAGAAACAACTAAACCAG caacTGACCAACCACATCAGGGACACTCTGCCTGGGCTGCGCAGTAAGCTGCAGAGCCAGGTGCTCTCCCTGGAGAAAGAGGTGGAGGAGTACAAGAACTTCCGTCCCGACGACCCCACACGCAAGACCAAGGCCCTGCTGCA GATGGTGCAGCAGTTTGGGGTGGACTTTGAGAAGCGTATCGAGGGCTCTGGGGACCAGGTGGACACAGCGGAGCTGTCGGGCGGTGCCAAAATTAACCGGATCTTCCACGAGCGCTTCCCCTTCGAGCTGGTCAAG ATTGTGTTTGATGAGAAGGAGTTGAGGAGGGAGATCAGTCATGCCATCAAGAATGTCCATGGTGTCAG AACGGGCCTGTTCACTCCCGACCTGGCGTTTGAGGCCATTGTGAAAAAGCAGATCATTAAGCTGAAAGAGCCCTGTATCAAATGTATCGACCTTGTCATTCAGGAGCTCATCAACACAGTCAGGCAGTGCACCAACAAG CTGGGTTCCTACCCCCGGCTGAGAGAGGAGACCGAGAGGATCGTCACCACCtacgtcagagagagagagggcaagaccAAGGACCAG GTGATGCTGCTGATTGACATTGAGCTGTCCTACATCAACACCAACCACGAGGACTTTATAGGCTTCGCCAA TGCCCAGCAGAGAAATACACATCAGAACAAGAAGAGGGCCATTCCAAACCAG GTGATCCGCAAAGGCTGGCTCACCATCAACATCAGCATCATGAAGGGAGGCTCCAAGGAGTACTGGTTCATCCTGACCGCAGAGTCACTATCCTGGTACAAGGATGAGGAG gagaaagagaagaagtaCATGCTTCCCCTAGATAACCTCAAGCTGAGGGATGTGGAGAAAGGCTTCATGTCCACCAAACACGTATTTGGCGTCTTCAACACTGAATCCAG GAATGTGTATAAGGACCTGCGTCAGATTGAGCTGGCCTGTGACACCCAGGAGGACGTGGACAGTTGGAAAGCCTCCTTCCTGAGGGCTGGGGTCTACCCTGAGAAGGACCAG GTGGACACTGAGGATACGGCCCCTTCAGAAACCTTCTCCATGGACCCCCAGCTGGAGAGGCAGGTGGAGACCATCCGTAACCTGGTGGACTCCTACATTGGCATCGTCAACAAGTCCATCAGGGACCTCATGCCCAAGACCATCATGCACCTCATGATCAACAGC gctAAGGACTTCATCCACTCAGAGCTGCTGGCCTACCTGTACTCGTCAGGTGACCAAAACAGCCTGATGGAGGAGTCAGCTGACCAGGCGCAGCGCCGCGACGAGATGCTCCGCATGTACCACGCCCTCAAGGAGGCACTGCACATCATCGgtgacatcaccaccaccaccgtgACGGTCCCCGTGCCGCCGCCCGTCAACGACAGCTGGATGCAGGAGGccag TCCTACCCCCCAGCGCCGCCCCCCGGCCGCAGCAGCCCCTCCCCCAAGCCGTCCTCCTGCAGTGAGTGGCCCAAGGCCGGGAccacccctcaacccctcccCAGCGTTTGGGGGGCCCCCCATCCCCTCTCGCCCAGGCCCGCCGCCCATTAACGCCTTTGGCAGCAACAACCATCAGGACCCTTTCAGTGCCCCCCCACTGATCCCCTCTCGGCCCGCTCGCATCCCCCCTGGCGTGCCCAG CCGAAGACCCCCTGGCGCTCCTCACCGGCCCACCATAATCCGCCCTGCCGAGCCCTCCCTGC
- the LOC120039808 gene encoding dynamin-2 isoform X4 produces MGNRGMEDLIPLINKLQDAFSSIGQSCNLDLPQIAVVGGQSAGKSSVLENFVGRDFLPRGSGIVTRRPLILQLCFNKAEYAEFLHCKGRKFVDFEEVRAEIEAETDRITGSNKGISPIPINLRVYSPNVLNLTLIDLPGMTKVAVGDQPLDIEHQIRDMLLQFITKESCLILAVTPANQDLANSDALKIAKEVDPQGLRTIGVITKLDLMDEGTDAKDILENKLLPLRRGYIGVVNRSQKDIDGRKDIRAALAAERKFFLSHPGYRHMAERMGTPHLQKQLNQQLTNHIRDTLPGLRSKLQSQVLSLEKEVEEYKNFRPDDPTRKTKALLQMVQQFGVDFEKRIEGSGDQVDTAELSGGAKINRIFHERFPFELVKIVFDEKELRREISHAIKNVHGVRTGLFTPDLAFEAIVKKQIIKLKEPCIKCIDLVIQELINTVRQCTNKLGSYPRLREETERIVTTYVREREGKTKDQVMLLIDIELSYINTNHEDFIGFANAQQRNTHQNKKRAIPNQGEILVIRKGWLTINISIMKGGSKEYWFILTAESLSWYKDEEEKEKKYMLPLDNLKLRDVEKGFMSTKHVFGVFNTESRNVYKDLRQIELACDTQEDVDSWKASFLRAGVYPEKDQVDTEDTAPSETFSMDPQLERQVETIRNLVDSYIGIVNKSIRDLMPKTIMHLMINSAKDFIHSELLAYLYSSGDQNSLMEESADQAQRRDEMLRMYHALKEALHIIGDITTTTVTVPVPPPVNDSWMQEASPTPQRRPPAAAAPPPSRPPAVSGPRPGPPLNPSPAFGGPPIPSRPGPPPINAFGSNNHQDPFSAPPLIPSRPARIPPGVPSRRPPGAPHRPTIIRPAEPSLLD; encoded by the exons ATGGGGAACCGGGGGATGGAAGATTTGATCCCCCTTATCAACAAACTTCAGGACGCTTTCAGTTCCATCGGCCAGAGTTGTAACTTGGACCTACCGCAAATTGCTGTGGTCGGTGGGCAGAGTGCTGGAAAAAGCTCGGTCTTGGAAAATTTCGTTGGCAG ggaTTTTCTTCCTCGAGGATCAGGCATTGTTACCCGTAGACCTCTGATCCTGCAGCTGTGCTTTAACAAAGCCG AGTATGCAGAGTTCCTACACTGTAAAGGGAGGAAGTTTGTGGACTTTGAGGAGGTCCGGGCGGAGATCGAGGCGGAGACAGACAGGATCACAGGCTCCAACAAGGGCATCTCCCCCATCCCCATCAACCTCCGGGTCTACTCCCCTAACG TGCTAAACCTGACTCTGATCGACCTGCCGGGGATGACTAAGGTGGCAGTGGGGGACCAGCCGCTGGACATAGAGCACCAGATCAGGGACATGCTGCTGCAGTTCATCACCAAGGAGAGCTGCCTCATCCTGGCCGTCACCCCCGCCAACCAGGACCTGGCCAACTCAGACGCCCTCAAGATCGCCAAGGAGGTGGACCCACAGG GTCTGCGCACTATTGGCGTGATCACAAAGCTGGACCTGATGGACGAAGGGACGGATGCTAAAGACATCCTGGAGAACAAACTGCTACCTCTGCGTAGAG GTTATATCGGCGTGGTGAACCGCAGTCAGAAGGACATAGACGGCAGGAAGGACATCCGCGCTGCGCTGGCTGCTGAGAGGAAGTTCTTCCTGTCTCACCCGGGCTACAGACACATGGCCGAGCGCATGGGCACCCCACACCTGCAGAAACAACTAAACCAG caacTGACCAACCACATCAGGGACACTCTGCCTGGGCTGCGCAGTAAGCTGCAGAGCCAGGTGCTCTCCCTGGAGAAAGAGGTGGAGGAGTACAAGAACTTCCGTCCCGACGACCCCACACGCAAGACCAAGGCCCTGCTGCA GATGGTGCAGCAGTTTGGGGTGGACTTTGAGAAGCGTATCGAGGGCTCTGGGGACCAGGTGGACACAGCGGAGCTGTCGGGCGGTGCCAAAATTAACCGGATCTTCCACGAGCGCTTCCCCTTCGAGCTGGTCAAG ATTGTGTTTGATGAGAAGGAGTTGAGGAGGGAGATCAGTCATGCCATCAAGAATGTCCATGGTGTCAG AACGGGCCTGTTCACTCCCGACCTGGCGTTTGAGGCCATTGTGAAAAAGCAGATCATTAAGCTGAAAGAGCCCTGTATCAAATGTATCGACCTTGTCATTCAGGAGCTCATCAACACAGTCAGGCAGTGCACCAACAAG CTGGGTTCCTACCCCCGGCTGAGAGAGGAGACCGAGAGGATCGTCACCACCtacgtcagagagagagagggcaagaccAAGGACCAG GTGATGCTGCTGATTGACATTGAGCTGTCCTACATCAACACCAACCACGAGGACTTTATAGGCTTCGCCAA TGCCCAGCAGAGAAATACACATCAGAACAAGAAGAGGGCCATTCCAAACCAG GGTGAGATTCTG GTGATCCGCAAAGGCTGGCTCACCATCAACATCAGCATCATGAAGGGAGGCTCCAAGGAGTACTGGTTCATCCTGACCGCAGAGTCACTATCCTGGTACAAGGATGAGGAG gagaaagagaagaagtaCATGCTTCCCCTAGATAACCTCAAGCTGAGGGATGTGGAGAAAGGCTTCATGTCCACCAAACACGTATTTGGCGTCTTCAACACTGAATCCAG GAATGTGTATAAGGACCTGCGTCAGATTGAGCTGGCCTGTGACACCCAGGAGGACGTGGACAGTTGGAAAGCCTCCTTCCTGAGGGCTGGGGTCTACCCTGAGAAGGACCAG GTGGACACTGAGGATACGGCCCCTTCAGAAACCTTCTCCATGGACCCCCAGCTGGAGAGGCAGGTGGAGACCATCCGTAACCTGGTGGACTCCTACATTGGCATCGTCAACAAGTCCATCAGGGACCTCATGCCCAAGACCATCATGCACCTCATGATCAACAGC gctAAGGACTTCATCCACTCAGAGCTGCTGGCCTACCTGTACTCGTCAGGTGACCAAAACAGCCTGATGGAGGAGTCAGCTGACCAGGCGCAGCGCCGCGACGAGATGCTCCGCATGTACCACGCCCTCAAGGAGGCACTGCACATCATCGgtgacatcaccaccaccaccgtgACGGTCCCCGTGCCGCCGCCCGTCAACGACAGCTGGATGCAGGAGGccag TCCTACCCCCCAGCGCCGCCCCCCGGCCGCAGCAGCCCCTCCCCCAAGCCGTCCTCCTGCAGTGAGTGGCCCAAGGCCGGGAccacccctcaacccctcccCAGCGTTTGGGGGGCCCCCCATCCCCTCTCGCCCAGGCCCGCCGCCCATTAACGCCTTTGGCAGCAACAACCATCAGGACCCTTTCAGTGCCCCCCCACTGATCCCCTCTCGGCCCGCTCGCATCCCCCCTGGCGTGCCCAG CCGAAGACCCCCTGGCGCTCCTCACCGGCCCACCATAATCCGCCCTGCCGAGCCCTCCCTGC
- the LOC120039808 gene encoding dynamin-2 isoform X1, whose amino-acid sequence MGNRGMEDLIPLINKLQDAFSSIGQSCNLDLPQIAVVGGQSAGKSSVLENFVGRDFLPRGSGIVTRRPLILQLCFNKAEYAEFLHCKGRKFVDFEEVRAEIEAETDRITGSNKGISPIPINLRVYSPNVLNLTLIDLPGMTKVAVGDQPLDIEHQIRDMLLQFITKESCLILAVTPANQDLANSDALKIAKEVDPQGLRTIGVITKLDLMDEGTDAKDILENKLLPLRRGYIGVVNRSQKDIDGRKDIRAALAAERKFFLSHPGYRHMAERMGTPHLQKQLNQQLTNHIRDTLPGLRSKLQSQVLSLEKEVEEYKNFRPDDPTRKTKALLQMVQQFGVDFEKRIEGSGDQVDTAELSGGAKINRIFHERFPFELVKIVFDEKELRREISHAIKNVHGVRTGLFTPDLAFEAIVKKQIIKLKEPCIKCIDLVIQELINTVRQCTNKLGSYPRLREETERIVTTYVREREGKTKDQVMLLIDIELSYINTNHEDFIGFANAQQRNTHQNKKRAIPNQGEILGLREGEQEKVIRKGWLTINISIMKGGSKEYWFILTAESLSWYKDEEEKEKKYMLPLDNLKLRDVEKGFMSTKHVFGVFNTESRNVYKDLRQIELACDTQEDVDSWKASFLRAGVYPEKDQVDTEDTAPSETFSMDPQLERQVETIRNLVDSYIGIVNKSIRDLMPKTIMHLMINSAKDFIHSELLAYLYSSGDQNSLMEESADQAQRRDEMLRMYHALKEALHIIGDITTTTVTVPVPPPVNDSWMQEASPTPQRRPPAAAAPPPSRPPAVSGPRPGPPLNPSPAFGGPPIPSRPGPPPINAFGSNNHQDPFSAPPLIPSRPARIPPGVPSRRPPGAPHRPTIIRPAEPSLLD is encoded by the exons ATGGGGAACCGGGGGATGGAAGATTTGATCCCCCTTATCAACAAACTTCAGGACGCTTTCAGTTCCATCGGCCAGAGTTGTAACTTGGACCTACCGCAAATTGCTGTGGTCGGTGGGCAGAGTGCTGGAAAAAGCTCGGTCTTGGAAAATTTCGTTGGCAG ggaTTTTCTTCCTCGAGGATCAGGCATTGTTACCCGTAGACCTCTGATCCTGCAGCTGTGCTTTAACAAAGCCG AGTATGCAGAGTTCCTACACTGTAAAGGGAGGAAGTTTGTGGACTTTGAGGAGGTCCGGGCGGAGATCGAGGCGGAGACAGACAGGATCACAGGCTCCAACAAGGGCATCTCCCCCATCCCCATCAACCTCCGGGTCTACTCCCCTAACG TGCTAAACCTGACTCTGATCGACCTGCCGGGGATGACTAAGGTGGCAGTGGGGGACCAGCCGCTGGACATAGAGCACCAGATCAGGGACATGCTGCTGCAGTTCATCACCAAGGAGAGCTGCCTCATCCTGGCCGTCACCCCCGCCAACCAGGACCTGGCCAACTCAGACGCCCTCAAGATCGCCAAGGAGGTGGACCCACAGG GTCTGCGCACTATTGGCGTGATCACAAAGCTGGACCTGATGGACGAAGGGACGGATGCTAAAGACATCCTGGAGAACAAACTGCTACCTCTGCGTAGAG GTTATATCGGCGTGGTGAACCGCAGTCAGAAGGACATAGACGGCAGGAAGGACATCCGCGCTGCGCTGGCTGCTGAGAGGAAGTTCTTCCTGTCTCACCCGGGCTACAGACACATGGCCGAGCGCATGGGCACCCCACACCTGCAGAAACAACTAAACCAG caacTGACCAACCACATCAGGGACACTCTGCCTGGGCTGCGCAGTAAGCTGCAGAGCCAGGTGCTCTCCCTGGAGAAAGAGGTGGAGGAGTACAAGAACTTCCGTCCCGACGACCCCACACGCAAGACCAAGGCCCTGCTGCA GATGGTGCAGCAGTTTGGGGTGGACTTTGAGAAGCGTATCGAGGGCTCTGGGGACCAGGTGGACACAGCGGAGCTGTCGGGCGGTGCCAAAATTAACCGGATCTTCCACGAGCGCTTCCCCTTCGAGCTGGTCAAG ATTGTGTTTGATGAGAAGGAGTTGAGGAGGGAGATCAGTCATGCCATCAAGAATGTCCATGGTGTCAG AACGGGCCTGTTCACTCCCGACCTGGCGTTTGAGGCCATTGTGAAAAAGCAGATCATTAAGCTGAAAGAGCCCTGTATCAAATGTATCGACCTTGTCATTCAGGAGCTCATCAACACAGTCAGGCAGTGCACCAACAAG CTGGGTTCCTACCCCCGGCTGAGAGAGGAGACCGAGAGGATCGTCACCACCtacgtcagagagagagagggcaagaccAAGGACCAG GTGATGCTGCTGATTGACATTGAGCTGTCCTACATCAACACCAACCACGAGGACTTTATAGGCTTCGCCAA TGCCCAGCAGAGAAATACACATCAGAACAAGAAGAGGGCCATTCCAAACCAG GGTGAGATTCTG ggactgagagagggcgAGCAGGAGAAG GTGATCCGCAAAGGCTGGCTCACCATCAACATCAGCATCATGAAGGGAGGCTCCAAGGAGTACTGGTTCATCCTGACCGCAGAGTCACTATCCTGGTACAAGGATGAGGAG gagaaagagaagaagtaCATGCTTCCCCTAGATAACCTCAAGCTGAGGGATGTGGAGAAAGGCTTCATGTCCACCAAACACGTATTTGGCGTCTTCAACACTGAATCCAG GAATGTGTATAAGGACCTGCGTCAGATTGAGCTGGCCTGTGACACCCAGGAGGACGTGGACAGTTGGAAAGCCTCCTTCCTGAGGGCTGGGGTCTACCCTGAGAAGGACCAG GTGGACACTGAGGATACGGCCCCTTCAGAAACCTTCTCCATGGACCCCCAGCTGGAGAGGCAGGTGGAGACCATCCGTAACCTGGTGGACTCCTACATTGGCATCGTCAACAAGTCCATCAGGGACCTCATGCCCAAGACCATCATGCACCTCATGATCAACAGC gctAAGGACTTCATCCACTCAGAGCTGCTGGCCTACCTGTACTCGTCAGGTGACCAAAACAGCCTGATGGAGGAGTCAGCTGACCAGGCGCAGCGCCGCGACGAGATGCTCCGCATGTACCACGCCCTCAAGGAGGCACTGCACATCATCGgtgacatcaccaccaccaccgtgACGGTCCCCGTGCCGCCGCCCGTCAACGACAGCTGGATGCAGGAGGccag TCCTACCCCCCAGCGCCGCCCCCCGGCCGCAGCAGCCCCTCCCCCAAGCCGTCCTCCTGCAGTGAGTGGCCCAAGGCCGGGAccacccctcaacccctcccCAGCGTTTGGGGGGCCCCCCATCCCCTCTCGCCCAGGCCCGCCGCCCATTAACGCCTTTGGCAGCAACAACCATCAGGACCCTTTCAGTGCCCCCCCACTGATCCCCTCTCGGCCCGCTCGCATCCCCCCTGGCGTGCCCAG CCGAAGACCCCCTGGCGCTCCTCACCGGCCCACCATAATCCGCCCTGCCGAGCCCTCCCTGC
- the LOC120039808 gene encoding dynamin-2 isoform X3, with translation MGNRGMEDLIPLINKLQDAFSSIGQSCNLDLPQIAVVGGQSAGKSSVLENFVGRDFLPRGSGIVTRRPLILQLCFNKAEYAEFLHCKGRKFVDFEEVRAEIEAETDRITGSNKGISPIPINLRVYSPNVLNLTLIDLPGMTKVAVGDQPLDIEHQIRDMLLQFITKESCLILAVTPANQDLANSDALKIAKEVDPQGLRTIGVITKLDLMDEGTDAKDILENKLLPLRRGYIGVVNRSQKDIDGRKDIRAALAAERKFFLSHPGYRHMAERMGTPHLQKQLNQQLTNHIRDTLPGLRSKLQSQVLSLEKEVEEYKNFRPDDPTRKTKALLQMVQQFGVDFEKRIEGSGDQVDTAELSGGAKINRIFHERFPFELVKIVFDEKELRREISHAIKNVHGVRTGLFTPDLAFEAIVKKQIIKLKEPCIKCIDLVIQELINTVRQCTNKLGSYPRLREETERIVTTYVREREGKTKDQVMLLIDIELSYINTNHEDFIGFANAQQRNTHQNKKRAIPNQGLREGEQEKVIRKGWLTINISIMKGGSKEYWFILTAESLSWYKDEEEKEKKYMLPLDNLKLRDVEKGFMSTKHVFGVFNTESRNVYKDLRQIELACDTQEDVDSWKASFLRAGVYPEKDQVDTEDTAPSETFSMDPQLERQVETIRNLVDSYIGIVNKSIRDLMPKTIMHLMINSAKDFIHSELLAYLYSSGDQNSLMEESADQAQRRDEMLRMYHALKEALHIIGDITTTTVTVPVPPPVNDSWMQEASPTPQRRPPAAAAPPPSRPPAVSGPRPGPPLNPSPAFGGPPIPSRPGPPPINAFGSNNHQDPFSAPPLIPSRPARIPPGVPSRRPPGAPHRPTIIRPAEPSLLD, from the exons ATGGGGAACCGGGGGATGGAAGATTTGATCCCCCTTATCAACAAACTTCAGGACGCTTTCAGTTCCATCGGCCAGAGTTGTAACTTGGACCTACCGCAAATTGCTGTGGTCGGTGGGCAGAGTGCTGGAAAAAGCTCGGTCTTGGAAAATTTCGTTGGCAG ggaTTTTCTTCCTCGAGGATCAGGCATTGTTACCCGTAGACCTCTGATCCTGCAGCTGTGCTTTAACAAAGCCG AGTATGCAGAGTTCCTACACTGTAAAGGGAGGAAGTTTGTGGACTTTGAGGAGGTCCGGGCGGAGATCGAGGCGGAGACAGACAGGATCACAGGCTCCAACAAGGGCATCTCCCCCATCCCCATCAACCTCCGGGTCTACTCCCCTAACG TGCTAAACCTGACTCTGATCGACCTGCCGGGGATGACTAAGGTGGCAGTGGGGGACCAGCCGCTGGACATAGAGCACCAGATCAGGGACATGCTGCTGCAGTTCATCACCAAGGAGAGCTGCCTCATCCTGGCCGTCACCCCCGCCAACCAGGACCTGGCCAACTCAGACGCCCTCAAGATCGCCAAGGAGGTGGACCCACAGG GTCTGCGCACTATTGGCGTGATCACAAAGCTGGACCTGATGGACGAAGGGACGGATGCTAAAGACATCCTGGAGAACAAACTGCTACCTCTGCGTAGAG GTTATATCGGCGTGGTGAACCGCAGTCAGAAGGACATAGACGGCAGGAAGGACATCCGCGCTGCGCTGGCTGCTGAGAGGAAGTTCTTCCTGTCTCACCCGGGCTACAGACACATGGCCGAGCGCATGGGCACCCCACACCTGCAGAAACAACTAAACCAG caacTGACCAACCACATCAGGGACACTCTGCCTGGGCTGCGCAGTAAGCTGCAGAGCCAGGTGCTCTCCCTGGAGAAAGAGGTGGAGGAGTACAAGAACTTCCGTCCCGACGACCCCACACGCAAGACCAAGGCCCTGCTGCA GATGGTGCAGCAGTTTGGGGTGGACTTTGAGAAGCGTATCGAGGGCTCTGGGGACCAGGTGGACACAGCGGAGCTGTCGGGCGGTGCCAAAATTAACCGGATCTTCCACGAGCGCTTCCCCTTCGAGCTGGTCAAG ATTGTGTTTGATGAGAAGGAGTTGAGGAGGGAGATCAGTCATGCCATCAAGAATGTCCATGGTGTCAG AACGGGCCTGTTCACTCCCGACCTGGCGTTTGAGGCCATTGTGAAAAAGCAGATCATTAAGCTGAAAGAGCCCTGTATCAAATGTATCGACCTTGTCATTCAGGAGCTCATCAACACAGTCAGGCAGTGCACCAACAAG CTGGGTTCCTACCCCCGGCTGAGAGAGGAGACCGAGAGGATCGTCACCACCtacgtcagagagagagagggcaagaccAAGGACCAG GTGATGCTGCTGATTGACATTGAGCTGTCCTACATCAACACCAACCACGAGGACTTTATAGGCTTCGCCAA TGCCCAGCAGAGAAATACACATCAGAACAAGAAGAGGGCCATTCCAAACCAG ggactgagagagggcgAGCAGGAGAAG GTGATCCGCAAAGGCTGGCTCACCATCAACATCAGCATCATGAAGGGAGGCTCCAAGGAGTACTGGTTCATCCTGACCGCAGAGTCACTATCCTGGTACAAGGATGAGGAG gagaaagagaagaagtaCATGCTTCCCCTAGATAACCTCAAGCTGAGGGATGTGGAGAAAGGCTTCATGTCCACCAAACACGTATTTGGCGTCTTCAACACTGAATCCAG GAATGTGTATAAGGACCTGCGTCAGATTGAGCTGGCCTGTGACACCCAGGAGGACGTGGACAGTTGGAAAGCCTCCTTCCTGAGGGCTGGGGTCTACCCTGAGAAGGACCAG GTGGACACTGAGGATACGGCCCCTTCAGAAACCTTCTCCATGGACCCCCAGCTGGAGAGGCAGGTGGAGACCATCCGTAACCTGGTGGACTCCTACATTGGCATCGTCAACAAGTCCATCAGGGACCTCATGCCCAAGACCATCATGCACCTCATGATCAACAGC gctAAGGACTTCATCCACTCAGAGCTGCTGGCCTACCTGTACTCGTCAGGTGACCAAAACAGCCTGATGGAGGAGTCAGCTGACCAGGCGCAGCGCCGCGACGAGATGCTCCGCATGTACCACGCCCTCAAGGAGGCACTGCACATCATCGgtgacatcaccaccaccaccgtgACGGTCCCCGTGCCGCCGCCCGTCAACGACAGCTGGATGCAGGAGGccag TCCTACCCCCCAGCGCCGCCCCCCGGCCGCAGCAGCCCCTCCCCCAAGCCGTCCTCCTGCAGTGAGTGGCCCAAGGCCGGGAccacccctcaacccctcccCAGCGTTTGGGGGGCCCCCCATCCCCTCTCGCCCAGGCCCGCCGCCCATTAACGCCTTTGGCAGCAACAACCATCAGGACCCTTTCAGTGCCCCCCCACTGATCCCCTCTCGGCCCGCTCGCATCCCCCCTGGCGTGCCCAG CCGAAGACCCCCTGGCGCTCCTCACCGGCCCACCATAATCCGCCCTGCCGAGCCCTCCCTGC